One window of the Magnolia sinica isolate HGM2019 chromosome 19, MsV1, whole genome shotgun sequence genome contains the following:
- the LOC131234383 gene encoding probable mediator of RNA polymerase II transcription subunit 26c isoform X1, translated as MDLDDFRSILRDSGVDVWTMIETAISMASADYGKELKDRRDGIVERLYSPAVHRCHNCDLDAAPRLSNTGIEENEKKSQSSVEKESSSGGNVKGASPLTMPRPMDGEDDQDQIYEGGHSIDHEKNKILVIKEHLEDPGQSDDSLVDLLQGLADMDITFTALKETDIGRHVNGLRKHPSSEVRRLVKQLVRKWKDLVDEWVKLRGETAAAAVIDGDSPQQFSAKSNQNGNQVSPSVPDFGYSPNCHNGSSGSEKYNPQEPETKGKGIPRREVQMKQSQSVPPASSVTSNKQKESKESLIDPERLASARRRLHENYQEAQNAKKQRTIQVMDLQDIPKPKNSFFPRNKGGFQAKHW; from the exons ATGGATCTGGATGATTTCAGGTCGATTTTGAGGGATTCGGGTGTAGATGTCTGGACGATGATCGAGACCGCAATTTCCATGGCTTCCGCAGACTACGGGAAGGAATTGAAGGATCGAAGGGATGGGATTGTCGAGCGGCTCTACTCTCCAGCAGTCCATCGTTGCCACAACTGTGATCTTGATGCCGCTCCGAGGCTGAGCAATACTGGAATCGAAGAGAATGAGAAAAAGAGCCAATCTTCTGTAGAGAAGGAGAGCAGCAGCGGCGGTAATGTGAAAGGAGCATCTCCATTGACGATGCCACGGCCGATGGATGGGGAGGATGATCAAGATCAGATCTATGAAGGAGGTCATTCGATTGACCACGAGAAGAATAAGATCCTTGTGATCAAGGAACATCTGGAAGATCCTGGTCAG TCGGACGATTCTCTTGTTGATCTCCTCCAAGGCCTCGCAGACATGGATATAACATTCACAGCTCTCAAG GAAACTGACATTGGAAGACACGTGAACGGCCTGCGGAAGCATCCATCGAGTGAAGTACGACGATTGGTGAAGCAGCTTGTAAG GAAATGGAAAGATCTGGTTGATGAATGGGTGAAATTGCGTGGTGAAACTGCCGCTGCAGCAGTCATCG ATGGAGACTCCCCTCAACAATTCTCTGCTAAAAGCAATCAAAATGGGAACCAGGTTTCCCCATCG GTACCCGATTTTGGATACTCTCCGAATTGCCATA ATGGAAGTTCTGGTTCGGAAAAATACAATCCTCAGGAACCAGAAACAAAGGGAAAAGGAATTCCTCGTCGAGAAGTTCAAATGAAACAAAGTCAATCAGTCCCTCCTGCTTCTTCTGTCACATCCAAT AAGCAGAAAGAATCAAAGGAGAGCCTCATCGATCCAGAAAGGCTTGCCTCTGCAAGACGGCGACTCCACGAAAACTACCAAGAGGCACAGAATG CAAAAAAGCAACGAACGATTCAGGTGATGGATCTTCAAGATATTCCGAAACCGAAAAACTCATTCTTTCCACGCAATAAAGGGGGTTTTCAGGCTAAGCACTGGTGA
- the LOC131234383 gene encoding probable mediator of RNA polymerase II transcription subunit 26c isoform X2, whose protein sequence is MDLDDFRSILRDSGVDVWTMIETAISMASADYGKELKDRRDGIVERLYSPAVHRCHNCDLDAAPRLSNTGIEENEKKSQSSVEKESSSGGNVKGASPLTMPRPMDGEDDQDQIYEGGHSIDHEKNKILVIKEHLEDPGQSDDSLVDLLQGLADMDITFTALKETDIGRHVNGLRKHPSSEVRRLVKQLVRKWKDLVDEWVKLRGETAAAAVIDGDSPQQFSAKSNQNGNQVSPSVPDFGYSPNCHNGSSGSEKYNPQEPETKGKGIPRREVQMKQSQSVPPASSVTSNKQKESKESLIDPERLASARRRLHENYQEAQNGL, encoded by the exons ATGGATCTGGATGATTTCAGGTCGATTTTGAGGGATTCGGGTGTAGATGTCTGGACGATGATCGAGACCGCAATTTCCATGGCTTCCGCAGACTACGGGAAGGAATTGAAGGATCGAAGGGATGGGATTGTCGAGCGGCTCTACTCTCCAGCAGTCCATCGTTGCCACAACTGTGATCTTGATGCCGCTCCGAGGCTGAGCAATACTGGAATCGAAGAGAATGAGAAAAAGAGCCAATCTTCTGTAGAGAAGGAGAGCAGCAGCGGCGGTAATGTGAAAGGAGCATCTCCATTGACGATGCCACGGCCGATGGATGGGGAGGATGATCAAGATCAGATCTATGAAGGAGGTCATTCGATTGACCACGAGAAGAATAAGATCCTTGTGATCAAGGAACATCTGGAAGATCCTGGTCAG TCGGACGATTCTCTTGTTGATCTCCTCCAAGGCCTCGCAGACATGGATATAACATTCACAGCTCTCAAG GAAACTGACATTGGAAGACACGTGAACGGCCTGCGGAAGCATCCATCGAGTGAAGTACGACGATTGGTGAAGCAGCTTGTAAG GAAATGGAAAGATCTGGTTGATGAATGGGTGAAATTGCGTGGTGAAACTGCCGCTGCAGCAGTCATCG ATGGAGACTCCCCTCAACAATTCTCTGCTAAAAGCAATCAAAATGGGAACCAGGTTTCCCCATCG GTACCCGATTTTGGATACTCTCCGAATTGCCATA ATGGAAGTTCTGGTTCGGAAAAATACAATCCTCAGGAACCAGAAACAAAGGGAAAAGGAATTCCTCGTCGAGAAGTTCAAATGAAACAAAGTCAATCAGTCCCTCCTGCTTCTTCTGTCACATCCAAT AAGCAGAAAGAATCAAAGGAGAGCCTCATCGATCCAGAAAGGCTTGCCTCTGCAAGACGGCGACTCCACGAAAACTACCAAGAGGCACAGAATG gcCTGTGA